The following are encoded together in the Nitrospira sp. genome:
- a CDS encoding VOC family protein produces the protein MDQVTGFDHVTLCVGDLEAAEFLFAKILGFEVIWSAKNVGSDISSMDTVVVQRGTAKVALMQGRDKTGKSQINEFIEKYGQGVQHVAFEVDNIEEACREWEAHGVKFSGPVKEGRDGFGPLKQRFTYPLFPGSGLFIELIQRQHGGEAARTFVTSTVESLYKDIERDQIAGVDRTIVDYESPSIPRHKQKKSLKKAS, from the coding sequence ATGGATCAGGTAACGGGTTTTGATCATGTCACTCTCTGTGTCGGCGATCTCGAAGCCGCGGAATTTTTGTTTGCCAAGATTCTTGGCTTCGAAGTGATCTGGTCTGCTAAGAACGTGGGGAGCGATATTTCGTCTATGGATACCGTCGTCGTGCAGCGTGGAACCGCCAAGGTCGCCCTCATGCAGGGTCGTGACAAGACTGGCAAATCCCAAATCAACGAATTTATAGAAAAGTACGGACAGGGTGTGCAGCACGTGGCCTTCGAAGTCGACAATATCGAGGAGGCCTGTCGAGAGTGGGAAGCGCATGGCGTCAAGTTTAGCGGGCCAGTGAAAGAGGGCAGAGATGGATTCGGGCCGCTCAAGCAACGTTTCACCTATCCCCTCTTTCCGGGCAGTGGGCTGTTCATCGAGTTGATCCAACGTCAACATGGAGGCGAAGCGGCGAGGACGTTTGTCACAAGCACGGTGGAGTCACTGTACAAGGATATTGAACGAGACCAAATCGCCGGGGTTGACCGAACGATCGTCGATTACGAGTCGCCCTCGATACCGAGGCACAAGCAAAAGAAGTCACTGAAAAAGGCATCGTAA
- a CDS encoding long-chain fatty acid--CoA ligase, with protein MKRPWISQYAAGVPANVNYPEWTVPDLLQHSAARAPDSPALLFYGTRISYRDLDDVTTRLAVALRRLGVRQGDRVALMLPNIPQAVIAYFGALKAGAIVVPTNPLYVERELQIQVLDSGSETIVALDLFYPRIQAVQTATSLPKRIVITSIRDFLPPLKKFLYPLKARLAKRWISAPTGPSIYNLLELINSTPETKGDQAFDLPRVQPDDVAQLQYTGGTTGIPKGVMLTHRNVVVNTLQGRAWDPHFQDGRELFLGAIPFFHCYGQSTCQNLAIATGCPIILLPRFHPDEVVKTIHAHRVTVFSGVPMMFAKITEFPHVERYNLRSLRICLSGASSLPAEVQERFERTTGVRIAEGYGLSEAGPTTHCNLLEGTHPPGTMGLPFPDTEARVVDADTGLHDVPDGEAGELIVKGPQVMRGYWNKEEETRAVLRDGWLFTGDLVRRNGEGYFFFVDRKKDIIKSRGETVYPREVEEVLLQHQAVSEAAVVGIEDQLYGEIVKAYIVKKPGSFVTEEELIQYCTGRLARYKIPSAVEFRQELPRTIIGKVLRRTMRDEAVRSRSAETVEHHAV; from the coding sequence ATGAAACGGCCTTGGATCAGCCAGTATGCTGCCGGAGTTCCCGCGAATGTCAATTACCCTGAATGGACCGTGCCGGATCTTCTCCAGCACTCAGCAGCGCGAGCACCGGACTCGCCCGCGCTGCTCTTCTACGGCACCCGCATTTCGTATCGCGACCTCGATGATGTGACGACGCGTCTGGCAGTCGCTCTGCGGCGGCTCGGTGTGCGACAAGGCGATCGAGTCGCACTGATGCTCCCCAACATCCCACAGGCAGTCATCGCATACTTCGGCGCCCTGAAGGCCGGCGCCATTGTCGTTCCTACTAATCCTCTCTACGTTGAGCGGGAGCTCCAGATACAAGTGCTGGATTCCGGAAGCGAGACTATCGTGGCGCTTGACCTGTTCTACCCGCGCATCCAGGCGGTCCAGACCGCAACGTCTCTCCCCAAGCGCATCGTCATTACCAGTATTCGAGATTTCCTCCCTCCGTTAAAAAAATTCCTCTATCCTCTCAAAGCTCGACTGGCTAAGCGATGGATTTCCGCTCCGACCGGACCATCAATCTACAACCTCCTCGAGCTGATCAACTCAACTCCCGAAACGAAAGGGGATCAGGCTTTCGATTTACCGAGAGTCCAGCCGGATGACGTCGCCCAACTCCAATACACAGGCGGGACCACCGGAATACCGAAAGGCGTGATGCTCACCCACCGGAACGTGGTCGTGAACACGCTTCAAGGACGCGCCTGGGACCCGCATTTTCAAGACGGCCGAGAACTCTTCCTGGGAGCGATCCCTTTTTTCCACTGCTACGGCCAGAGCACCTGTCAAAACTTGGCCATCGCGACAGGTTGTCCGATCATCCTCCTTCCACGTTTTCATCCCGACGAAGTGGTGAAAACGATCCATGCACATCGCGTCACAGTCTTCTCGGGAGTGCCGATGATGTTCGCGAAGATCACAGAGTTCCCGCATGTCGAGCGCTACAATCTCCGTTCCCTGCGAATCTGCCTGAGCGGCGCAAGCTCGCTGCCGGCGGAGGTGCAGGAGCGGTTTGAGCGGACGACCGGTGTGAGAATCGCGGAAGGCTATGGACTGAGTGAGGCAGGACCAACCACGCATTGCAATCTCCTTGAGGGAACACACCCACCAGGAACGATGGGCCTCCCCTTCCCAGATACTGAAGCGCGTGTGGTCGACGCCGACACAGGGCTTCATGACGTTCCCGACGGTGAAGCAGGTGAATTGATCGTAAAAGGTCCTCAGGTCATGCGCGGATACTGGAACAAGGAAGAGGAAACACGGGCGGTCTTGCGAGACGGCTGGTTGTTCACCGGCGACCTCGTGCGTAGGAACGGCGAGGGCTACTTCTTCTTCGTGGACCGGAAGAAAGACATCATTAAATCCCGAGGGGAGACTGTCTATCCACGAGAGGTTGAAGAGGTGCTGCTCCAACACCAGGCTGTCTCCGAGGCGGCCGTGGTCGGAATCGAAGATCAGCTCTATGGAGAAATCGTGAAGGCATACATCGTAAAGAAACCTGGATCGTTCGTCACTGAAGAAGAATTAATCCAGTACTGCACCGGCCGGCTGGCTCGGTACAAGATTCCGTCGGCTGTCGAATTTCGGCAGGAGTTGCCACGGACGATCATCGGCAAGGTCCTGCGCCGGACGATGCGCGACGAGGCAGTTCGCTCGCGCAGCGCCGAAACGGTTGAGCATCACGCAGTGTGA
- a CDS encoding tryptophanase, with the protein MKFPSEPFKIKVVEPIRRTTREERDRVLHEAGYNLFQVPAESVYVDLLTDSGTSAMSDRQWAGLMLGDESYAGSRNYYHLEETVRSIFGYRHVIPTHQGRMAENLLFSTIVKPGMCIPNNIHFDTTRAHVEHQRAEALDLVIKEAYDPHCELPFKGNMDLNRLEETIHRVGRDNIPLVMITITNNSGGGQPVSMDNIRQTRALLNRYGIPLFFDACRFAENCFFIKEREPGYANTPMLTIARELFSHGDGCTMSAKKDGLVNIGGFLSLNDDRWAQDITNMLILVEGFPTYGGLAGRDLEAMARGLEEVLDEDYLRFRIEQVRYLGELLKGGGVPILEPIGGHAVYLNAKEFLSHIPQSEFPGQALAVALYRNYGIRGVEIGTLMFGKKDPVTGRTTHPKLEMVRLAIPRRVYTNMQITYVAESIIELYQRRELIHGLVLTYEAPILRHFTAQFAELQDSSPLQAV; encoded by the coding sequence ATGAAATTCCCATCCGAACCATTCAAGATCAAGGTCGTGGAACCGATACGCCGCACGACACGCGAGGAGCGAGATCGAGTGTTACATGAGGCCGGATACAATCTTTTTCAGGTCCCCGCCGAGAGCGTGTATGTTGATCTGCTCACTGATAGCGGCACGTCCGCCATGAGCGACCGGCAGTGGGCGGGACTGATGTTGGGCGATGAGTCTTACGCCGGCAGCAGGAACTACTACCACCTAGAAGAAACCGTCCGGTCGATCTTTGGCTACAGGCATGTCATCCCTACGCACCAAGGACGGATGGCTGAAAATCTCCTTTTCTCGACGATCGTCAAACCCGGCATGTGCATCCCCAACAACATCCATTTCGACACGACGAGGGCTCACGTCGAGCATCAGCGCGCCGAGGCGCTCGATCTCGTGATCAAAGAAGCCTATGACCCACATTGCGAGTTGCCCTTCAAGGGGAATATGGACCTCAATCGGCTGGAGGAAACGATTCATCGTGTGGGTCGCGACAACATTCCGCTCGTGATGATCACCATCACCAACAACAGCGGCGGAGGGCAACCGGTGTCGATGGACAATATCCGACAAACCCGAGCGTTGCTCAATCGCTATGGTATTCCGCTGTTCTTCGACGCCTGCCGATTCGCGGAAAACTGCTTTTTCATCAAGGAGCGGGAGCCCGGCTATGCCAACACACCGATGCTGACGATCGCGCGGGAACTGTTCAGCCACGGCGACGGCTGCACCATGTCTGCCAAGAAGGACGGGCTCGTGAACATCGGTGGGTTCTTGAGTCTCAACGATGACCGCTGGGCGCAAGACATCACGAACATGCTGATTCTTGTGGAAGGATTTCCCACCTATGGAGGGCTGGCGGGACGCGACCTGGAAGCCATGGCGAGAGGACTTGAAGAGGTTCTCGACGAGGACTACCTGCGGTTCCGTATCGAACAGGTTCGCTATCTGGGTGAACTCTTGAAGGGAGGTGGAGTACCGATCCTCGAACCGATCGGCGGCCACGCGGTCTATCTCAATGCGAAAGAGTTCCTCTCCCATATCCCACAGTCCGAATTTCCCGGCCAAGCACTGGCTGTCGCACTGTATCGGAATTACGGCATCCGTGGAGTCGAAATCGGCACGCTTATGTTCGGGAAAAAGGATCCTGTGACAGGCCGGACCACTCATCCTAAGCTTGAAATGGTCCGGCTCGCGATTCCTCGACGTGTCTACACCAATATGCAGATCACGTATGTCGCAGAATCAATCATCGAACTCTACCAGAGACGCGAACTCATTCACGGCCTCGTCTTGACTTATGAGGCGCCGATACTGCGACACTTCACGGCGCAATTTGCCGAACTCCAGGATTCGTCACCACTGCAAGCCGTTTGA
- a CDS encoding zinc-binding alcohol dehydrogenase family protein encodes MRAWLMDSYKGVEQLRLGEIPDPKPGPTEVLLKVRYAALNPADAFLAQGLYPAKPALPHILGRDGVGEIGILGPFVENFRVGETVGVLRCEAGVETPGTLAEKVVVPAENLVRIPAGWSLEEMAGAPLVFLTAWQALMQWNDPPAPPPERSVLLVTGASGGVGVASVLLGKAMNLIVMALSRDAEKRAKLKTLGADFVFDPEDRNLSQSVSAAIGPKKVHLAIDCIGGKLLPHIIAILGYGGRISIVGRNGGTVPEFNTATLLFRRIRMGGVSVGDYTAEAAQVAWKEIVEWLETIGQRPQVDSIIPFEDVKKGFARLAQGPMGKVLVCVPG; translated from the coding sequence ATGCGCGCCTGGTTGATGGACTCTTACAAGGGAGTAGAACAATTGCGGCTTGGAGAAATCCCCGATCCCAAGCCCGGCCCGACAGAAGTGCTGTTGAAAGTGCGGTATGCTGCGCTCAATCCTGCCGATGCGTTTCTGGCACAAGGGCTCTATCCGGCCAAGCCTGCCCTGCCTCACATCCTTGGACGTGATGGCGTAGGAGAGATCGGAATACTAGGACCGTTCGTGGAAAACTTCCGCGTGGGTGAAACGGTCGGGGTTCTGCGTTGCGAGGCGGGTGTGGAAACTCCAGGAACATTGGCCGAGAAAGTCGTCGTGCCTGCAGAAAACCTCGTCCGAATCCCTGCCGGCTGGTCCCTCGAAGAAATGGCCGGCGCTCCACTGGTTTTCTTAACCGCATGGCAAGCCTTAATGCAGTGGAACGACCCACCTGCCCCTCCACCGGAAAGATCAGTCCTCCTTGTTACCGGTGCGTCGGGCGGAGTCGGCGTTGCCTCAGTGCTGCTTGGAAAAGCAATGAATCTGATCGTGATGGCCTTGTCACGCGATGCGGAGAAGAGGGCCAAGCTGAAAACGCTCGGAGCCGATTTCGTGTTTGATCCGGAGGATAGGAATCTATCGCAGTCTGTCTCTGCCGCAATTGGTCCGAAGAAGGTGCATCTGGCGATCGACTGCATTGGCGGCAAACTGTTACCTCACATCATTGCCATCCTGGGCTATGGCGGACGGATCAGCATCGTCGGCAGGAACGGAGGCACGGTCCCTGAGTTCAATACGGCGACCTTGTTGTTCCGCCGCATTCGCATGGGTGGGGTCTCAGTCGGGGACTATACGGCCGAGGCAGCCCAAGTCGCGTGGAAAGAGATTGTCGAATGGCTGGAGACCATTGGACAACGCCCACAGGTAGACAGCATCATCCCGTTCGAAGACGTCAAAAAAGGATTCGCTCGGTTGGCACAGGGCCCGATGGGAAAAGTATTAGTATGTGTACCAGGCTAA
- a CDS encoding patatin-like phospholipase family protein, whose translation MPAQRSTKLALALAGGGFTGYLFEVGALTALDDLLGESFTSNDFDMYVGVSAGSAVAALLAQGVKPEEILDTNLFGKRPYYFEHRDIFRPAIGEGVKTIWRATKQLIPLLKLYIKNYHEITVIDLLDKAQDALPSGIYRLEPFAKYLEKTFIAKGLGLRFSDLHKALYIPAIDLESGESVIFGEEGRRDISIAQAVTASSAAPIYFCPVRIEGRDYIDAGIGRPTFFDLAVAKQVDLMVMINPMALIPMLCASWRESACAPRICRLRDKGFLTIGEQAGRINFDARFSQALTMFQQNYPDKELLMITPGPHDALLFERSFLSYQDRVHLLQAGYQSVLTLVNNADKTLHAQFARHGIVLEQTRFEGRAQSRMAQLDRIREASPPLQRLGKDETIGLGPSHAAMPQGK comes from the coding sequence ATGCCGGCTCAGCGTTCGACAAAATTGGCTTTGGCCCTGGCAGGGGGAGGATTCACGGGATACCTCTTCGAAGTCGGCGCCTTGACCGCGTTAGATGACCTCCTCGGCGAGTCGTTCACCAGCAACGATTTCGACATGTATGTCGGCGTGAGCGCCGGATCAGCCGTCGCTGCCCTGCTCGCGCAGGGGGTGAAACCGGAAGAAATCCTCGACACTAATTTATTCGGGAAACGTCCCTACTACTTCGAGCACCGGGATATCTTCAGACCCGCGATCGGCGAAGGCGTAAAGACGATTTGGCGAGCGACCAAGCAGCTGATCCCGTTGTTGAAACTGTATATCAAGAATTATCACGAGATAACGGTGATTGACCTGCTGGACAAGGCTCAGGATGCACTCCCCAGCGGAATCTACCGACTGGAACCCTTCGCCAAGTACCTGGAGAAAACGTTCATCGCCAAGGGGCTGGGACTTCGGTTTTCCGATCTTCACAAAGCTCTCTATATTCCGGCCATCGATCTAGAATCCGGAGAAAGCGTCATCTTCGGCGAAGAAGGCCGGCGGGATATTTCTATCGCCCAGGCCGTCACTGCTTCTTCTGCCGCCCCGATCTATTTCTGTCCCGTTCGCATTGAAGGCCGTGACTACATCGACGCCGGTATCGGGCGACCCACGTTCTTCGACCTCGCTGTCGCCAAACAGGTGGATCTCATGGTCATGATCAATCCGATGGCTCTCATTCCCATGCTCTGTGCGTCGTGGCGCGAATCGGCTTGCGCCCCACGCATTTGCCGCCTCCGGGACAAAGGGTTCTTGACGATCGGTGAGCAGGCAGGTCGCATCAACTTCGATGCACGCTTTTCGCAAGCGCTGACCATGTTTCAGCAGAACTATCCCGACAAGGAACTGCTCATGATCACACCAGGTCCCCACGATGCGCTCCTGTTTGAGCGGAGTTTTCTGAGCTATCAAGACCGCGTGCACCTTCTGCAAGCCGGATATCAGTCGGTCTTGACATTGGTGAACAACGCAGACAAGACCCTTCATGCACAGTTCGCACGACATGGGATCGTCCTCGAGCAAACTCGGTTTGAGGGTCGCGCTCAGTCACGCATGGCACAACTCGATCGGATCAGGGAGGCCTCCCCTCCTCTACAGCGACTGGGCAAAGATGAGACGATTGGACTAGGACCTTCTCATGCCGCCATGCCTCAAGGAAAGTAG
- a CDS encoding homogentisate 1,2-dioxygenase, with protein sequence MYLKTRGTVPNQAHVGIPEGLYEEEHGRNGFVGSVSHLYRTHPPTAWIDIAGKLRPRAFACTQISETILSVTTQSVLLMQSRDVSLYLSWQRETMPYFVRNADGDDVYFVHRGRGRFETDYGVLSYEPGDYLVVPKGTTYRTHVDLGPSFFLIVETPVAVVVPDRGALGQHALFDKGVLRAPDLEPVEPAETAGRTWDVHIKHRGEWTRVVYPFYPMDVVGWKGDLWVAKLNVRDFRPVVSPRYHLPPSVHQTFQAGGCLISTFAPRPLESDPQALRVPFYHRNTDYDEVLFYHDGEFFSRSGIRPGMLTFHPQGIHHGPQPQAVQAGKTKTYTSEVAVMVESKTPFTVQPEMDTVEIKDYALSWSRP encoded by the coding sequence ATGTATCTCAAGACAAGAGGCACCGTTCCCAACCAAGCCCATGTGGGGATTCCGGAAGGGCTATATGAGGAGGAACATGGACGGAATGGCTTTGTTGGGTCGGTGTCCCATCTCTATCGAACGCATCCCCCGACCGCGTGGATCGATATTGCCGGGAAGCTAAGACCACGGGCATTCGCCTGCACTCAGATCTCCGAAACCATACTGTCCGTCACGACGCAATCGGTCCTCCTGATGCAAAGCCGGGATGTCAGCCTCTACCTTAGCTGGCAACGAGAGACGATGCCCTATTTTGTGCGCAATGCGGATGGAGACGACGTCTATTTTGTCCATCGGGGGAGAGGCAGATTCGAGACCGATTACGGTGTTCTGTCCTACGAGCCAGGCGACTACCTCGTAGTTCCCAAAGGCACCACCTACCGAACCCATGTCGATTTGGGGCCTTCCTTTTTCCTCATTGTCGAGACGCCGGTTGCCGTGGTGGTGCCGGATCGAGGAGCACTAGGGCAACATGCCCTCTTCGATAAAGGCGTGCTGCGCGCCCCTGACCTAGAGCCGGTGGAACCGGCGGAAACGGCAGGGCGAACATGGGACGTTCACATTAAGCATCGAGGCGAGTGGACGCGAGTCGTCTATCCGTTTTATCCCATGGATGTGGTCGGATGGAAAGGCGACCTGTGGGTGGCGAAGTTGAATGTGCGGGATTTTCGGCCGGTCGTCAGTCCCCGGTATCACCTGCCACCGAGTGTCCATCAGACGTTTCAAGCCGGTGGATGCCTCATTTCCACCTTTGCCCCGAGACCGCTGGAAAGTGACCCCCAGGCCTTGCGCGTGCCCTTTTACCACCGAAATACCGACTACGATGAAGTGCTCTTCTATCACGACGGAGAGTTTTTCAGCCGCTCAGGTATTCGACCGGGGATGCTCACGTTCCATCCGCAGGGTATTCACCATGGGCCACAACCCCAGGCGGTCCAAGCGGGCAAAACGAAGACGTACACGAGCGAAGTGGCGGTGATGGTCGAGTCCAAGACTCCCTTCACAGTCCAACCGGAGATGGACACAGTGGAGATCAAGGACTACGCACTGAGTTGGAGTCGTCCATGA
- a CDS encoding iron-containing redox enzyme family protein — translation MTFSQEMRQIVLRHGAINNPYLSRFRSGDLRDAELAEFAGEFYNFARFFPKILVSQLVNTEDEQIADELTKVLYSELGDGETRRRHELLYRDFLRSLGIDIHNAITHPMLPSTRAYIEGMERLYGDDNHAKALGASFGLENMAITMWDHLIPGLMHLKTTRHPHMDLTYFTFHRELEQGHEEAMKQAVQAMNSSPDLEKLAAQQAQDFQQGVTAVLDYLEGFWMGLEHRQPANVGHAAQNGARTMVA, via the coding sequence ATGACGTTCTCTCAAGAAATGAGACAGATCGTTCTAAGGCATGGGGCTATTAACAATCCTTACCTGAGCCGGTTCCGCTCCGGAGATCTCCGCGATGCCGAGCTGGCGGAATTCGCGGGCGAGTTTTATAACTTCGCTCGTTTTTTCCCCAAGATTCTGGTGTCCCAACTCGTGAATACGGAGGACGAACAGATCGCCGACGAGCTGACCAAAGTGCTGTACTCCGAGTTGGGAGACGGTGAGACTCGGCGGCGACACGAACTGCTGTATCGGGATTTTCTCCGATCCCTCGGCATCGATATTCACAACGCCATCACCCACCCGATGCTTCCATCAACTCGCGCCTACATTGAAGGAATGGAACGACTCTACGGTGACGACAATCATGCGAAGGCCTTGGGAGCCTCGTTCGGTCTTGAGAACATGGCCATCACGATGTGGGACCATCTCATCCCCGGGCTGATGCATCTCAAAACCACACGACACCCGCACATGGACTTGACGTATTTCACCTTTCACCGGGAACTGGAGCAAGGCCATGAGGAAGCCATGAAACAAGCCGTGCAAGCCATGAACAGTAGCCCTGACCTTGAGAAACTCGCGGCACAGCAAGCACAAGATTTTCAGCAAGGCGTGACGGCGGTACTAGACTACCTGGAGGGATTTTGGATGGGGCTCGAACATCGACAACCCGCCAATGTCGGGCATGCGGCACAGAACGGAGCACGAACGATGGTCGCCTAA
- a CDS encoding helix-turn-helix domain-containing protein produces MTDMAEYFELVKGKYGLSSDYALAEKLGIAQPEANLMRRGLKIPKPELCIKIAKLLNKNPVELLLIAQKDKAPKQAKEYWTLALTAVDVMLHVPKSPKYIPRKVAAIGEELRELETQTLTYQGAEANAEAVRLVQTAEHSIDALMERWNIWRKGEALYPSYLLANQEAAKRGVTIRRLLVLTREQMGQESVVADAIQVMDDQQRVGIKIFYSFREELERAPAFHRFEEDYKRRGAARDLNAAMFDQEILIFSQSYGQVQLGVVGTPTPITMINQLQITWKPELLRDLDPAPLFDMTRYVFDYSSPQAFKTELRRFTRSVT; encoded by the coding sequence ATGACGGACATGGCGGAATACTTCGAATTGGTCAAGGGGAAGTATGGATTGAGCAGCGATTATGCCTTGGCAGAGAAGCTCGGAATCGCTCAGCCGGAAGCCAATCTGATGCGCCGCGGACTCAAAATTCCAAAGCCGGAGTTGTGTATCAAGATTGCGAAACTTCTGAACAAAAACCCGGTCGAACTTCTCCTGATCGCTCAAAAAGACAAAGCCCCGAAACAAGCCAAAGAGTACTGGACCTTGGCGCTCACAGCTGTCGATGTGATGCTCCATGTCCCAAAGAGCCCCAAATACATTCCACGTAAAGTGGCGGCTATCGGAGAAGAACTGCGCGAACTGGAGACGCAGACCCTGACTTACCAAGGAGCCGAGGCCAATGCCGAAGCGGTTCGGCTCGTCCAAACGGCTGAACATTCGATCGATGCCCTGATGGAACGCTGGAACATCTGGAGAAAAGGAGAAGCGTTATACCCCAGCTATCTATTGGCCAACCAGGAAGCCGCCAAGCGCGGCGTAACCATTCGCCGTCTATTAGTGTTGACGCGAGAACAAATGGGACAGGAATCGGTCGTGGCCGATGCCATTCAGGTCATGGATGACCAACAGCGAGTCGGGATCAAGATCTTCTATTCGTTTCGCGAAGAGCTGGAGCGTGCTCCCGCGTTTCACCGTTTTGAAGAAGACTACAAGCGCCGAGGCGCGGCGAGAGACCTTAACGCCGCCATGTTTGACCAAGAAATTCTCATATTCTCCCAATCCTATGGTCAGGTACAGCTTGGCGTCGTCGGAACGCCCACGCCCATCACCATGATCAATCAATTGCAGATCACATGGAAGCCGGAGCTTCTCCGCGATCTAGACCCTGCACCACTTTTTGATATGACTCGGTACGTGTTCGACTATTCAAGTCCTCAGGCTTTCAAGACAGAGCTGAGGCGCTTTACGAGATCCGTCACATGA
- a CDS encoding acyl-CoA dehydrogenase family protein yields MANLFKGLERIEEARERVTGHSFMAGLFAGKPDFSLLLVPEEPPEEKAAWEEFRPRLETFLTTRVDPDEIERTAKIPESVLKGLFTLGAFGMKIPKQYGGLGFSYMNYGRALILMASWNNALALTVAVPQSIGIAIPILLFGNEEQRRKYLPLVAREAVSAFALTEPITGSDAANIATTAILDSSETMFVVNGEKLWCTNGPIARYLTLIARVPARRSQINGQTMWVPVPNGKGADDHIHTAFILDMQTSGVCIRQHCQFEGCRGLENAHMTFTDVHIPKENVIGEIGRGLKYALTILNVGRAVSIPAICLGMAKQAWQPTIDRANQRLTFQKPLGTRQTQRMRLSRMASNLFAMEAIATTIWRMADQHSYDVRIEAALAKLFCSEHTIRFLRDAQIIFGGMGYETAHSKRLRGEPAFGIEQLVRDAEMYRIGEGATDILRPFVAREGLNMHLERAEHLFDEDMTRVHRLTKLRQLLKFYIPWYRSLWASSRLPSRSELQHSKVRSTLLFVERTSRRLARTIFYAMLLYRQALRDDQGRQNRIEMIGEDLLMIAVTALYAEAQERTAGHPEVWDLAEESFREAKQRIEQNIRELICNQDRAMTVVGAKTLGGVYPSLTGGIIRRNLQDYSQERNPPKTEEENMRTVV; encoded by the coding sequence ATGGCCAATCTGTTCAAAGGGCTCGAGCGGATTGAGGAAGCCCGAGAGCGAGTGACCGGCCATAGTTTCATGGCAGGGCTGTTTGCCGGAAAGCCTGACTTCTCACTGCTGCTCGTGCCGGAAGAACCACCGGAAGAGAAGGCGGCTTGGGAAGAATTTCGTCCACGCCTGGAGACCTTCCTCACGACACGAGTCGATCCCGATGAAATCGAACGGACGGCGAAGATTCCTGAGTCTGTCCTGAAAGGGCTCTTTACGCTCGGGGCTTTCGGCATGAAAATCCCCAAGCAGTATGGAGGGCTCGGATTTTCGTACATGAACTACGGTCGTGCACTCATTCTCATGGCGAGCTGGAATAACGCCCTGGCCCTGACTGTCGCTGTGCCACAATCGATCGGCATCGCCATCCCCATCCTCCTGTTCGGCAATGAAGAACAGCGGCGCAAGTACCTCCCTCTTGTGGCACGGGAAGCTGTTTCGGCGTTCGCACTTACGGAGCCGATTACCGGCTCTGACGCCGCAAACATTGCGACCACGGCTATCTTGGATTCTTCTGAGACGATGTTTGTCGTGAACGGTGAGAAACTGTGGTGCACCAATGGACCCATCGCCCGTTACCTCACATTGATCGCGCGGGTTCCCGCGCGACGGAGCCAAATCAATGGCCAGACGATGTGGGTGCCGGTTCCAAACGGTAAGGGAGCAGACGACCACATCCACACCGCCTTCATCCTTGATATGCAGACATCTGGTGTTTGCATTCGACAGCACTGTCAATTTGAAGGGTGCCGAGGCCTTGAGAACGCTCACATGACCTTCACGGACGTTCACATCCCGAAGGAGAATGTCATCGGTGAAATAGGTCGTGGACTCAAGTACGCGTTGACCATCCTCAACGTGGGCCGGGCCGTCAGTATCCCTGCCATTTGCTTGGGCATGGCCAAACAAGCATGGCAACCGACAATTGATCGAGCCAATCAGCGACTCACCTTTCAGAAACCTCTCGGCACCCGGCAGACGCAACGCATGAGATTGAGCCGCATGGCTTCGAACCTTTTCGCCATGGAGGCGATTGCGACCACCATCTGGCGAATGGCGGATCAGCACAGTTACGATGTCCGAATTGAGGCCGCCCTGGCCAAGCTCTTTTGTTCCGAACACACCATCCGGTTCTTGAGAGACGCCCAGATCATCTTCGGAGGGATGGGGTACGAAACAGCCCATTCGAAGCGGCTTCGTGGAGAACCTGCGTTCGGCATCGAACAGCTGGTCCGCGACGCGGAAATGTACCGAATCGGAGAAGGGGCCACCGATATTTTACGACCCTTCGTCGCGCGCGAAGGCCTCAACATGCATCTCGAGCGGGCCGAGCATCTCTTCGACGAGGACATGACGAGGGTTCACCGACTCACCAAATTGCGGCAACTCTTGAAGTTCTACATTCCTTGGTACAGAAGCCTATGGGCAAGCAGTCGTTTGCCGTCTCGCTCAGAGCTCCAACACTCGAAGGTCCGCTCCACACTGCTCTTCGTGGAACGAACAAGTCGCCGACTGGCCCGAACGATTTTCTATGCCATGCTGCTATATCGGCAGGCCCTTCGAGATGATCAAGGCCGGCAAAACCGGATCGAGATGATCGGCGAGGACCTTCTGATGATCGCCGTGACAGCGCTCTATGCCGAAGCACAGGAACGAACAGCGGGGCATCCGGAGGTCTGGGACCTCGCTGAAGAAAGTTTTCGAGAAGCCAAACAACGTATTGAACAGAACATCCGAGAACTGATTTGTAATCAGGATAGGGCCATGACGGTCGTTGGGGCGAAAACGCTCGGCGGTGTATACCCTTCCCTCACTGGCGGAATCATCCGGCGCAATCTTCAAGACTACTCACAGGAAAGGAATCCTCCCAAAACCGAAGAAGAGAACATGCGTACGGTTGTGTGA